ATTATTGGTGGGCAAAAAATAACAAGCAGCCGCACGTTAACTTCCGTGAACCCCGCAGCCAAGAATCAAGTTGTCGGAACGATCCATCAGGCAGATCGAGAATTGGCCGAAAAGGCCATTCAGACAGCGGCGGAGACATTCCAGACATGGAAACATACGGACCCGAATGAACGGGCTCGTTATCTATACAAAGCAGCTGCCATTATGCGCCGTCGCAAGCATGAGTTCTCTGCATGGATGGTTTATGAAGCCGGCAAGACTTGGCCTGAAGCCGATGCGGATACAGCGGAAGCCATTGATTTTATGGAATTCTATGCACGGGATATGCAGCGACTGAGTGAACCGCAGCCCCTCGTGCGGATTGCAGGGGAAGATAATGAACTGAGTTATATACCGCTGGGCGTTGGTGTTGTTATTCCACCTTGGAACTTCCCGCTGGCAATTATGGCAGGCATGACCTCTGCTGCACTGGTATCCGGCAACACGGTGGTGTTAAAACCCGCCAGTACAACTCCGGTGATTGCCGCCAAGTTTATGGAGCTGCTCGCAGAAGTTGGCCTGCCAGATGGCGTTGTGAACTTCTTACCAGGACCAGGCAGTGAAGTGGGTGATTATCTCGTGGATCATGCGCTCACCCGTTTTATCAGTTTCACCGGTTCCAGAGATGTAGGACTGCGAATTAATGAACGTGCAGCACGAACAGCTCCATGTCAGAAGTGGATCAAACGGGTTATTGCAGAGATGGGCGGCAAGGATTCCATCGTAGTAGACAGTGACAGTGATCTGGAACTCGCGGCAGAGTCCATTACCGCTTCGGCATTTGGTTTCTCAGGACAGAAATGTTCGGCGTGTTCCCGTGCCATTATTCATAAGGATGTATATGATGAAGTATTGCAAAAAGTGATTGAACGGACACAGAAACTGACGATGGGTAGTCCGCTTGAAGTTGGCAGTCAGGTTGGGCCAGTTATCGATGACAAGGCCTATGCGAAGATCACGGAATATATTGAAATTGGCAAGAGAGAGGGTCGTCTTGTACATGGTGGCGGTACCGGGAACGTTGAAGGGTATTTCATTGAACCAACCATAATTGCCGATGTGGACCCGAAAGCCCGAATTGCTCAGGATGAAATTTTTGGACCTGTGCTTGCGTTCATCAAAGCAGATTCCTTTCAGGATGCATTGGATATCGCTAATAATACAGACTATGGTCTGACCGGCGCGGTGATCTCACGTAATCGTGAACATCTGGAACAGGCAAGACGTGAATACTTTGCGGGTAATCTGTATTTCAACCGGAAATGTACCGGAGCACTGGTTGGCACACATCCATTTGGCGGATTTAACATGTCAGGCACGGATTCCAAGGCAGGTGGAAGAGACTATCTGCTGCTATTTACACAGGCGAAGCTGGTGTCGGAGAAATACTAGACAGATTAGCCATAATCCAACTAAAAATTTCTTACATTTGCTTGAATAGTATGCTATTATCCCTGCAAATCCTTTTGTTCGTATAAGAAACACAGATGTTTATTGCCGAAGGCATAAGGAGGGAAACGGATGTTAGGTGTTCAGTTGGTACAGGAACAACGTATTCGGCTGTCCATCACGCCGGAGATGAAACAATCCTTTCATTTGCTAACCATGTCTGGCCATGATCTGACCCGTTACTTGCTGGATGCAGCGGAGGAAAATCCAGTACTTGAACTGGAAGAACAAGCAGCGCCTCTCGCCCGGATTCCGCGGCGAATGGATCAGCGCAGGTATGATTCCTATGATCCGTTGCTTCAGGCCAAAGGTGCCGAACCTACTTTGGAACAATTGCTGATTGCGCAAATTCGAGTGATGACAATTCCAGACGAATTGGAAAATATGGCGGTATATTTGGCAGGGTGCGTTAATGATGATGGTTATCTGACGGTTGAACTGGCAGAGGTGCAAGCAACACTTGAGCTTCCGATGAGCAAGATTGCAGCGGGACTGGAGCTTCTCCAATCGCTGGACCCTGCTGGTGTAGGGGCGCGGAATCTGCAAGAATGTCTGTTGCTCCAGATTAGACGTGATCCATCAGCAGCGCTGAATGCGGAGCGGATGTTAGGAGCGGGATTGGAAGCACTGGTTCCTTTTCACCCAGGTAGAACAGGGAGTCGATTAGGTATGACTTTACGGGAAGCTCAGACTGCCTATGACTATATTACACGTCTGGACCCCAAGCCCTGTCGATCCATCGGATGTACAGAACGGCCACATTACATTATTCCGGATGCCATTGTTGGGTTGCGTAACGGTGAGGTCCATTATAGTTTGCATGCAGCAGGTAACCCTCGTGTATCGATGAATGAAGCGTGCTTCCGCTGGATCAGGGAAGAGGCTCCCGACGCAATCTGGTCTACCCGCGTGGCAGAGGCGAGGGCTATCATTCGGAGTGTACATTTGCGGCGCAGGACTTTAGTACGTGTGCTGACGGCAGTGATGGAAGAGCAGAAGCACTTTTTGGTCAAAGGCCCATCCGCGCTAAAACCGCTTAATCTGGCTGTTATTGCAGAGAAGATTGGCATGCATGAATCAACGGTAAGTCGTGCGGTGAACGGTAAATACATTGAGACCCCACATGGTGTATATGAACTCAGGGCTTTTTTTGACTCGGGAATCAGTACAACGTCAGGGGATAAAACATCAGCAACAGCGGTGAAACGTAGATTAAAAGAAATCATTCGCACGGAACAGGCTCAGCGTCCATACTCGGATAGTCATTTGGCTACACTGCTCGCCGAGGAGGGAATTGTCATCTCTCGTAGAACGGTTGCCAAGTACAGGGAGGAACTTCAGATTCTGCCTTCCCTTGAGCGTAAACGGTGGGCTTAATCGAATAGCTGGCGTCTTATCATCTCTGAATACAAGAACCCCCGCAAACCGGATGAACGGTCTGCGAGGGTTCTTGTTAATTATTTGTGTTTGGGTTGCTGCATCAGTTTTCCTGATTACCTACAAACGTTCCATATTACGCAGGAAGTGTTCTCCGGCAATCCCTGGTGTAGTCATCTGTTCCGGATGAAGAATCTCTTCCAGTTCTTCCGGTGTCAGCAATCCGCGTTCGAGAATAATCTCTTGCAAGGAAAGTCCAGTCTTGAGCGCTTCCTTCACGATGGAAGCTGCCACATTATAACCTAAGTGCGGGTTCAACGCCGTAACCACACTGAAACTTTGCTTCATGATTAATTCGCAGCGCTCACGGTTAGCTTCCATCTCTTCAACTGCATAACGTGTGAACACATCGATGCCGTTATTCATAATTTTCAGCGATTGCAGCAAGTTGAACGCAATAACTGGGCCCATGACATTCAGCTCGAATTGACCGGCTTCACACGCCATACAGATCGTATGATCATTCCCCATCACCTGGAAGGATACCTGGTTAATGACTTCTGCCATAACGGGGTTGACTTTGCCCGGCATAATGGACGAACCTGGCTGACGCGGTGGCAGGCGCAATTCATTGAATCCTGCACGCGGACCTGAAGCCATCATGCGAATATCATTACAGATTTTGGAAAGGCTAACCGCACATACCTTCAGCGCCGCTGAAAGTTCCAGATAGGCATCTGTGTTCTGCGTTGCATCCACGAGATGCTCAGCTGTTTGTAGTGGAAGTCCGGTAACATCAGACAGGTGCTCTGTAACCTTGACGATATATTCGGGTTTGGCATTAAGTCCAGTACCTACCGCAGTTGCACCCATGTTAATGGTAAGCAGGCGGCGATT
This Paenibacillus xylanexedens DNA region includes the following protein-coding sequences:
- the rpoN gene encoding RNA polymerase factor sigma-54, which encodes MLGVQLVQEQRIRLSITPEMKQSFHLLTMSGHDLTRYLLDAAEENPVLELEEQAAPLARIPRRMDQRRYDSYDPLLQAKGAEPTLEQLLIAQIRVMTIPDELENMAVYLAGCVNDDGYLTVELAEVQATLELPMSKIAAGLELLQSLDPAGVGARNLQECLLLQIRRDPSAALNAERMLGAGLEALVPFHPGRTGSRLGMTLREAQTAYDYITRLDPKPCRSIGCTERPHYIIPDAIVGLRNGEVHYSLHAAGNPRVSMNEACFRWIREEAPDAIWSTRVAEARAIIRSVHLRRRTLVRVLTAVMEEQKHFLVKGPSALKPLNLAVIAEKIGMHESTVSRAVNGKYIETPHGVYELRAFFDSGISTTSGDKTSATAVKRRLKEIIRTEQAQRPYSDSHLATLLAEEGIVISRRTVAKYREELQILPSLERKRWA
- the pruA gene encoding L-glutamate gamma-semialdehyde dehydrogenase codes for the protein MNIPFVNEPFTPFAVQANQEAFEDALRQVEAELGQEYPIIIGGQKITSSRTLTSVNPAAKNQVVGTIHQADRELAEKAIQTAAETFQTWKHTDPNERARYLYKAAAIMRRRKHEFSAWMVYEAGKTWPEADADTAEAIDFMEFYARDMQRLSEPQPLVRIAGEDNELSYIPLGVGVVIPPWNFPLAIMAGMTSAALVSGNTVVLKPASTTPVIAAKFMELLAEVGLPDGVVNFLPGPGSEVGDYLVDHALTRFISFTGSRDVGLRINERAARTAPCQKWIKRVIAEMGGKDSIVVDSDSDLELAAESITASAFGFSGQKCSACSRAIIHKDVYDEVLQKVIERTQKLTMGSPLEVGSQVGPVIDDKAYAKITEYIEIGKREGRLVHGGGTGNVEGYFIEPTIIADVDPKARIAQDEIFGPVLAFIKADSFQDALDIANNTDYGLTGAVISRNREHLEQARREYFAGNLYFNRKCTGALVGTHPFGGFNMSGTDSKAGGRDYLLLFTQAKLVSEKY
- a CDS encoding aspartate ammonia-lyase produces the protein MSTMSTRTEKDFIGEKEIPAYAYYGIQTVRAVENFPITGVPVHRELITALAAVKKAAAITNMELKMLPSKIGDVIVMAAEEMMKGHHLDHFIVDSIQGGAGTSMNMNMNEILANRGLELLTKSKGDYFHCNPNNHVNMSQSTNDVVPTALRIAAYRLSETLLATMKRLQDAFRKKEVEFNDVVKVGRTHLQDAVPIRLGQEFGAYARVIGRDIERLEFANRRLLTINMGATAVGTGLNAKPEYIVKVTEHLSDVTGLPLQTAEHLVDATQNTDAYLELSAALKVCAVSLSKICNDIRMMASGPRAGFNELRLPPRQPGSSIMPGKVNPVMAEVINQVSFQVMGNDHTICMACEAGQFELNVMGPVIAFNLLQSLKIMNNGIDVFTRYAVEEMEANRERCELIMKQSFSVVTALNPHLGYNVAASIVKEALKTGLSLQEIILERGLLTPEELEEILHPEQMTTPGIAGEHFLRNMERL